Proteins found in one Litorihabitans aurantiacus genomic segment:
- a CDS encoding aminoacyl-tRNA deacylase has protein sequence MNTGETAPEPDGERRAREAAQRLGLAHEIRRHGRVSSLAEAAAARGVAPGSLVKTMVVRRGEGDFLLVLVPGDRTISWPKLRTLLGVKRLSMPDAATALAATGYERGTITPLGSATAWPVVADERVVGEISIGGGGHGVGITVDADALVAALGAQRADVTDPES, from the coding sequence GTGAACACCGGAGAAACCGCCCCCGAGCCCGACGGCGAGCGCCGCGCCCGCGAGGCGGCGCAGCGTCTCGGCCTCGCCCACGAGATCCGCCGCCACGGCCGCGTCTCGTCGCTGGCCGAGGCGGCGGCGGCTCGCGGCGTCGCCCCCGGCAGCCTGGTCAAGACGATGGTGGTGCGTCGGGGCGAGGGCGACTTCCTGCTCGTCCTCGTCCCCGGGGACCGCACGATCTCGTGGCCCAAGCTGCGCACCCTGCTCGGCGTGAAGCGCCTGTCGATGCCCGACGCGGCGACGGCGCTCGCCGCCACCGGCTACGAACGCGGCACGATCACGCCGCTCGGTTCGGCCACCGCGTGGCCGGTGGTCGCCGACGAGCGGGTGGTCGGGGAGATCTCGATCGGTGGCGGGGGACACGGCGTCGGGATCACGGTGGACGCCGACGCGCTGGTCGCCGCGCTCGGGGCTCAGCGGGCCGACGTCACCGATCCGGAGAGCTAG
- a CDS encoding bifunctional 3'-5' exonuclease/DNA polymerase translates to MVRDILLVERDASVHLVDGAAPAGAAPLVVVAPAGLPRAVAELEAEPDGVRWVWDSAFRRYPGLIAAGVRVARCWDLRLTRAILRASTVPPPALVHDAWPAHDPAWDAWDGDIGTAAATDPTLDGGDAATLFDLVGEAAGTAQSGSTGGAGSTGTAARDTLAEHHRQREVLDAVADPARRHRLRLLLAAESSGALAAVEIRYDGLPFDAELHGATLTRLLGPRTRPGVRPATLERLAGEIRAALDAPRLNPDSAPHLLRELRRNGLDVRSTSKWELQGLDHPVVAPLLEYKGLARLASANGWHWMDTWVGAGRFRSDYVPSGVVTGRWSSRGGGALSLPKIIRSAVVADPGWTFVVADAAQLEPRILAAMAGDGALLAAGARGDLYQGLVDAGAVDTREHAKVGMLGALYGATSGTSGLLVPRLARAYPRALGLVDDAARTGERGGVVTTWLGRSSPPASPEWREAQAAASGAGAGAEEERRARSRARDWGRFTRNFVVQGTAAEWALAWMAGVRQALRAMVPADTADTADTAHDGDRAPGRSPHLAFFLHDELVVHTPQEHADEVAAAVEHAAAQASRLLFPHLTTATGPPLVPLEVLETASYAGSVAEPDVADAVGAVDDGAEVDGVAPASAPS, encoded by the coding sequence ATGGTCCGCGACATCCTGCTCGTCGAGCGGGACGCGTCCGTGCACCTGGTCGACGGTGCCGCCCCCGCCGGTGCCGCCCCGCTCGTGGTCGTCGCCCCCGCAGGCCTGCCACGCGCCGTCGCCGAGCTCGAGGCGGAGCCCGACGGCGTGCGCTGGGTCTGGGACTCCGCCTTCCGCCGGTACCCGGGCCTGATCGCCGCGGGCGTGCGCGTCGCTCGGTGCTGGGACCTGCGCCTGACCCGCGCGATCCTGCGCGCCTCCACGGTGCCGCCGCCCGCCCTCGTCCACGATGCCTGGCCGGCTCACGACCCGGCGTGGGACGCCTGGGACGGAGACATCGGCACGGCGGCCGCCACCGATCCCACGCTCGACGGCGGTGACGCGGCCACGCTCTTCGACCTCGTCGGCGAGGCGGCGGGCACGGCGCAGAGCGGCAGCACAGGCGGCGCAGGCAGCACCGGTACCGCAGCACGGGACACCCTCGCCGAGCACCACCGCCAGCGCGAGGTGCTCGACGCCGTCGCGGACCCCGCCCGCCGCCACCGCCTGCGGCTCCTCCTGGCCGCGGAGTCCTCCGGCGCGCTGGCCGCCGTCGAGATCCGGTACGACGGCCTCCCCTTCGACGCGGAGCTCCACGGAGCCACGCTGACCCGGCTGCTCGGCCCGCGCACGCGGCCCGGCGTCCGGCCTGCCACCCTCGAGCGCCTGGCGGGCGAGATCCGCGCCGCGCTCGACGCCCCGCGACTCAACCCCGACTCCGCCCCGCACCTCCTGCGTGAGCTGCGCCGCAACGGACTGGACGTCCGCTCGACCAGCAAGTGGGAGCTGCAGGGCCTCGACCACCCCGTCGTGGCGCCCCTGCTGGAGTACAAGGGCCTCGCGCGCCTGGCGTCCGCGAACGGCTGGCACTGGATGGACACGTGGGTGGGCGCGGGGAGGTTCCGGTCGGACTACGTGCCCTCTGGCGTCGTGACCGGGCGCTGGTCCTCGCGCGGCGGCGGTGCGCTGTCACTGCCGAAGATCATCCGCTCCGCCGTCGTCGCCGATCCGGGGTGGACCTTCGTGGTGGCCGACGCCGCCCAGCTCGAGCCGCGCATCCTCGCGGCGATGGCCGGCGACGGCGCGCTCCTGGCCGCGGGCGCGCGCGGCGACCTGTACCAGGGGCTGGTCGACGCGGGCGCCGTCGACACCCGCGAGCACGCCAAGGTCGGGATGCTCGGAGCGCTCTACGGCGCGACGTCGGGCACGTCCGGCCTGCTGGTGCCCCGCCTGGCGCGCGCCTACCCGCGCGCGCTCGGGCTCGTGGACGACGCCGCGCGCACGGGGGAGCGGGGCGGCGTCGTCACCACGTGGCTCGGGCGCAGCTCGCCGCCCGCGTCCCCGGAGTGGCGCGAGGCCCAGGCGGCCGCCTCGGGAGCCGGCGCTGGGGCGGAGGAGGAGCGTCGCGCCCGCAGCCGCGCACGCGACTGGGGACGGTTCACGCGCAACTTCGTCGTGCAGGGCACGGCCGCGGAGTGGGCGCTGGCGTGGATGGCGGGCGTGCGTCAGGCGCTGCGGGCGATGGTCCCCGCAGACACCGCAGACACCGCAGACACCGCGCACGACGGCGATCGCGCCCCCGGCCGGTCGCCGCACCTGGCGTTCTTCCTCCACGACGAGCTCGTCGTGCACACGCCGCAGGAGCACGCCGACGAGGTGGCGGCCGCCGTCGAGCACGCGGCCGCGCAGGCCTCGCGCCTGCTGTTCCCGCACCTGACGACCGCGACCGGTCCGCCGCTCGTGCCGCTCGAGGTGCTCGAGACCGCGAGCTACGCGGGGTCGGTGGCGGAGCCGGACGTCGCCGACGCGGTCGGGGCCGTCGACGACGGGGCCGAGGTCGACGGCGTCGCACCGGCGTCCGCACCGTCCTGA
- a CDS encoding GNAT family N-acetyltransferase produces the protein MEMRTDPGQVHIGVREVTPADGEFLVDMLLESANWDAETVTRRAVLTTPRLARYANGWGRQGDLGLIAIDQGGPSGLQIPVGAAWIRYFPSTEPGYGFVEPGVPELAMAIIPGRRRLGIGRALLAALLNRARELGVRRLSLSVAPGNPARHLYEQAGFAVVPGAGADDDTSLTMLVDLAAVGGSQDGADAGATPSTSAPSSTAPTASATSGSATDPA, from the coding sequence ATGGAGATGCGCACGGACCCCGGGCAGGTGCACATCGGCGTGCGCGAGGTCACGCCCGCGGACGGCGAGTTCCTGGTGGACATGCTGCTCGAGTCGGCGAACTGGGACGCCGAGACCGTCACGCGCCGCGCCGTCCTGACCACGCCGCGGCTCGCCCGGTACGCCAACGGCTGGGGACGCCAGGGGGACCTCGGCCTGATCGCCATCGACCAGGGCGGCCCGAGCGGTCTGCAGATCCCCGTCGGCGCCGCGTGGATCCGCTACTTCCCGAGCACCGAACCGGGGTACGGCTTCGTCGAGCCCGGGGTGCCGGAGCTCGCGATGGCGATCATCCCCGGGCGGCGCCGCCTCGGAATCGGGCGGGCGCTGCTCGCCGCGCTGCTGAACCGGGCTCGCGAGCTCGGGGTGCGTCGCCTGAGCCTGTCGGTCGCGCCCGGCAACCCGGCGCGGCACCTGTACGAGCAGGCGGGGTTCGCGGTGGTCCCCGGCGCCGGCGCCGACGACGACACCTCGCTCACGATGCTCGTCGACCTCGCCGCGGTGGGCGGCAGTCAGGACGGTGCGGACGCCGGTGCGACGCCGTCGACCTCGGCCCCGTCGTCGACGGCCCCGACCGCGTCGGCGACGTCCGGCTCCGCCACCGACCCCGCGTAG
- a CDS encoding response regulator yields the protein MIRVLLVDDQALLRTGFRLVLEGVEDVEVVGEAADGVAAESMVEALRPDVVLMDVRMPQRNGIDATAAITRSHPETRVLILTTFDLDEYAFAGLRAGASGFLLKDTRPAELVDAIRVVASGEAVVSPRITRRMLELFGERLPEGGDDGAAPGVHPALATLTPREHEVLEAIGHGLSNAEIAQRLVVSEATVKTHVGNVLAKTGSRDRVQAVVLAYSTGLVRPG from the coding sequence GTGATCCGCGTGCTGCTCGTCGACGACCAGGCGCTCCTGCGCACCGGTTTCCGCCTCGTGCTCGAGGGGGTCGAGGACGTCGAGGTGGTGGGTGAGGCCGCCGACGGCGTGGCCGCCGAGAGCATGGTGGAGGCGCTGCGGCCCGACGTCGTGCTGATGGACGTGCGGATGCCGCAGCGCAACGGCATCGACGCCACCGCTGCGATCACGCGCTCCCACCCCGAGACCCGCGTGCTCATCCTGACGACCTTCGACCTCGACGAGTACGCGTTCGCGGGCCTGCGCGCCGGCGCCAGCGGCTTCCTCCTGAAGGACACGCGGCCCGCCGAGCTCGTCGACGCGATCCGCGTGGTGGCGAGCGGCGAGGCGGTCGTGTCGCCGCGCATCACGCGCCGGATGCTCGAACTGTTCGGCGAGCGCCTGCCCGAGGGCGGCGACGACGGCGCAGCCCCCGGGGTCCATCCCGCGCTCGCGACCCTCACCCCGCGCGAGCACGAGGTGCTCGAGGCGATCGGGCACGGGCTGTCCAACGCGGAGATCGCGCAGCGCCTCGTCGTGTCCGAGGCGACGGTCAAGACGCACGTGGGCAACGTGCTCGCGAAGACCGGGTCGCGCGACCGCGTGCAGGCCGTGGTGCTCGCGTACTCCACCGGACTGGTCCGTCCCGGGTAA
- a CDS encoding sensor histidine kinase, with the protein MTSDAETPSAPPVRAGSGVDSSVPKAPPAPVDPTPPTPEFTELTARRLGPVRAYFVRHPVVMDVLVMAWYGVPALLTLVTSGVDNLAPAPTTARITIAIVCMVATVAALWWRRRAPVTALAVVTTLGCATAIATLNPNGIDIAVAFCIYAVAAAGGPRRAWPAFGGATLLLVAAILLGTATSPVVGVIAADGVETSTMVYQVTGISVVAFFNLMAIAIGLSVHNRREHVSSLVERGNRLALERDQREELAVVAERSRIARELHDVVAHSLTVMITLSDGAAGIAGRDPERARTTMQDVSETGRAALADMRRVLGVLRTDDVGGGTGDGSATAEPSPLSPTPTHGVEDLVAQFRGAGMRVALVQQGGALPSDAGLRLAVYRIVQEALTNVLRYAPLSPEITVTLQREPGAVVVAVVNATGPGNRPGAAGSGRGLIGMRERVAVFGGSLEAGATPGGWRVRAVLPWEDEA; encoded by the coding sequence GTGACGTCCGACGCCGAGACCCCGTCCGCACCCCCGGTGCGGGCGGGGTCCGGCGTCGACTCGTCCGTACCGAAGGCCCCGCCCGCGCCCGTGGACCCGACCCCTCCCACGCCGGAGTTCACCGAGCTCACCGCGCGCCGCCTCGGCCCCGTGCGTGCCTACTTCGTGCGCCACCCGGTCGTGATGGACGTCCTGGTGATGGCCTGGTACGGCGTCCCCGCTCTCCTCACCCTCGTGACCTCCGGCGTCGACAACCTCGCCCCCGCACCTACGACGGCGCGCATCACGATCGCGATCGTCTGCATGGTGGCGACTGTCGCCGCCCTGTGGTGGCGCCGCCGCGCGCCGGTGACCGCGCTCGCCGTCGTCACGACCCTGGGGTGCGCGACGGCGATCGCGACTCTCAACCCCAACGGCATCGACATCGCCGTCGCCTTCTGCATCTACGCGGTCGCCGCGGCGGGCGGCCCGCGCCGCGCGTGGCCGGCGTTCGGCGGCGCGACCTTGCTGCTGGTGGCCGCGATCCTGCTGGGGACCGCGACGTCGCCCGTCGTGGGCGTGATCGCGGCCGACGGCGTCGAGACCTCGACGATGGTCTACCAGGTCACGGGCATCTCGGTCGTGGCGTTCTTCAACCTCATGGCGATCGCGATCGGCCTGAGCGTGCACAACCGCCGCGAGCACGTCAGCTCGCTCGTCGAGCGCGGCAACCGGCTCGCACTCGAGCGCGACCAGCGCGAGGAGCTCGCCGTCGTCGCCGAGCGCAGCCGCATCGCGCGCGAGCTGCACGACGTCGTCGCTCACTCCCTCACCGTGATGATCACGCTGTCCGACGGCGCGGCGGGCATCGCCGGGCGCGACCCCGAGCGCGCCCGCACCACGATGCAGGACGTGTCCGAGACCGGCCGCGCGGCCCTGGCCGACATGCGCCGGGTGCTCGGCGTGCTGCGGACCGACGACGTCGGTGGCGGCACCGGCGACGGCTCCGCGACGGCCGAGCCCTCGCCCCTGTCCCCCACCCCGACCCACGGCGTCGAGGACCTGGTGGCGCAGTTCCGGGGCGCCGGGATGCGCGTGGCCCTCGTGCAGCAGGGCGGCGCGCTCCCCTCGGACGCCGGGCTGCGCCTCGCGGTGTACCGGATCGTGCAGGAGGCGCTCACGAACGTGCTGCGCTACGCACCCCTGTCGCCCGAGATCACCGTGACGCTCCAGCGCGAGCCCGGCGCCGTCGTCGTCGCCGTCGTCAACGCGACGGGTCCCGGCAACCGACCCGGCGCGGCGGGCAGCGGACGGGGACTGATCGGCATGCGCGAACGCGTGGCCGTGTTCGGCGGTTCGCTCGAGGCCGGTGCGACGCCGGGCGGCTGGCGCGTGCGCGCCGTCCTGCCCTGGGAGGATGAGGCGTGA
- a CDS encoding ABC transporter permease has protein sequence MSAIAPSTSTADRVGRPAPRAAGTGRVTFGHLLASEWIKLLTLRSTWWTLGLTVLGMVGLAALSGAGAGFAADSGLGDGFGLSAITFGYWIGQISVAVLGALIITGEYSTGMIRSTMAAAPRRVDALLAKAGVLVGVVAATAVLGIALSYLVTLPLLAPHDLAVDLGASDTWLAIGGAVAYLVLISLLAFGLGVIVRSSAGSIAAILGIVLMLPTVLSIVSVWQSWAMDVMAYLPSEAGGRMITGHGGIGDASMPPGATLLDPAVGGLVMLSYVVVVLAIAITLLKKRDV, from the coding sequence ATGAGCGCCATCGCACCCTCGACCAGCACGGCCGACCGCGTCGGCCGCCCCGCTCCCCGCGCGGCCGGGACCGGCCGCGTCACCTTCGGCCACCTCCTCGCGTCGGAGTGGATCAAGCTCCTGACCCTGCGCTCGACCTGGTGGACGCTCGGTCTGACCGTGCTCGGCATGGTCGGGCTCGCGGCCCTCTCCGGTGCCGGCGCCGGCTTCGCCGCCGACTCCGGTCTGGGTGACGGCTTCGGCCTGTCCGCCATCACGTTCGGCTACTGGATCGGACAGATCTCCGTGGCCGTGCTCGGCGCGCTCATCATCACGGGTGAGTACTCCACCGGGATGATCCGCTCGACGATGGCAGCGGCGCCCCGCCGCGTCGACGCCCTGCTGGCGAAGGCCGGTGTGCTGGTGGGCGTCGTGGCCGCGACGGCGGTGCTCGGCATCGCGCTGTCCTACCTCGTCACACTTCCGCTGCTGGCACCGCACGACCTGGCTGTCGACCTCGGCGCGTCCGACACGTGGCTCGCCATCGGGGGCGCGGTGGCCTACCTCGTGCTCATCAGCCTGCTGGCGTTCGGGCTCGGCGTGATCGTGCGCAGCTCGGCCGGCTCGATCGCCGCCATCCTCGGCATCGTGCTGATGCTCCCGACCGTGCTGAGCATCGTCTCGGTGTGGCAGAGCTGGGCGATGGACGTCATGGCCTACCTGCCGTCCGAGGCGGGCGGGCGGATGATCACGGGTCACGGCGGCATCGGCGACGCGTCCATGCCTCCGGGCGCCACCCTGCTCGACCCGGCGGTCGGCGGGCTGGTCATGCTGAGCTACGTCGTCGTCGTCCTGGCGATCGCGATCACGCTCCTGAAGAAGCGCGACGTCTGA
- a CDS encoding Bax inhibitor-1/YccA family protein, translated as MSNPYFSNDPYFGESEKARKQRAALGVPSVPQAPQGQGYQGGAYGQQAYGTPSGTATMPPAPVSDNLEHAYRMPAASAVQTGRMTYDDVIMKTATVLGTIILFGAFNWFGPAAIGMPGLQMPLLFIGAIGGFVLGLVNAFKREPAPALILAYAALQGLFMGGISFIFEAQWSGIVLQALLATVATFTAVLLLFRSGKVRNTPKFQRIVMVSLIGYAIFSLVNLVLMWTGVMENAWGIRGVEVMGIPLGVLIGVAAVVLAAATLVIDFDGIQKGVQRGAPARYAWSAAFGLAVTLVWMYLEFLRLLAILRGDN; from the coding sequence GTGAGCAACCCGTACTTCAGCAACGACCCCTACTTCGGGGAGAGCGAGAAGGCGCGCAAGCAGCGCGCCGCGCTCGGCGTCCCGTCGGTGCCGCAGGCCCCCCAGGGCCAGGGCTACCAGGGCGGCGCCTACGGCCAGCAGGCCTACGGCACGCCCTCGGGCACGGCCACCATGCCGCCCGCCCCGGTCTCCGACAACCTCGAGCACGCCTACCGCATGCCGGCGGCCTCCGCCGTGCAGACCGGTCGGATGACCTACGACGACGTCATCATGAAGACGGCCACCGTGCTCGGCACGATCATCCTGTTCGGAGCGTTCAACTGGTTCGGCCCGGCCGCGATCGGGATGCCGGGGCTGCAGATGCCGCTGCTGTTCATCGGCGCCATCGGCGGTTTCGTCCTGGGTCTCGTCAACGCGTTCAAGCGCGAGCCGGCGCCGGCGCTGATCCTGGCCTACGCCGCGCTGCAGGGCCTGTTCATGGGCGGCATCAGCTTCATCTTCGAGGCCCAGTGGTCCGGCATCGTGCTGCAGGCGCTGCTCGCGACCGTGGCGACGTTCACGGCCGTGCTCCTGCTCTTCAGGAGCGGGAAGGTCCGCAACACGCCGAAGTTCCAGCGCATCGTCATGGTGTCGCTCATCGGGTACGCCATCTTCTCGCTGGTGAACCTGGTCCTGATGTGGACCGGTGTGATGGAGAACGCCTGGGGCATCCGCGGTGTCGAGGTCATGGGTATCCCGCTCGGCGTCCTCATCGGTGTCGCCGCCGTGGTGCTCGCCGCCGCGACGCTCGTCATCGACTTCGACGGCATCCAGAAGGGTGTCCAGCGCGGCGCCCCGGCGCGCTACGCCTGGTCGGCCGCGTTCGGCCTCGCCGTCACGCTGGTCTGGATGTACCTCGAGTTCCTGCGTCTCCTCGCGATCCTGCGCGGCGACAACTGA
- a CDS encoding YitT family protein, whose protein sequence is MPTAHPDPATTPGPVDPTTSAPTGPTDPAGATDPTQPTPRSSASPYAESGAVLRHSRTEDVFGLLTGAFIASLGLSLLQAVDAVTGGTAGLALLLSYATPVPFGILFFAVNLPFFLLAVRAKGWAFTLRSAAAVALAAALASLHPFGRLADGAGLALDPVYAIVTGNLLAGVGLLILFRHRASLGGFNILALTLQERLGWSAGLVQMGLDVAVVLLALTVVAPVTVLLSAAGAVVLSLVLVLNHKPGRYLGT, encoded by the coding sequence ATGCCCACCGCACACCCCGACCCGGCCACCACCCCCGGCCCGGTCGACCCCACCACGAGCGCACCGACCGGTCCGACCGACCCGGCGGGCGCCACCGACCCCACCCAGCCGACCCCGCGCTCGAGCGCGTCGCCCTACGCCGAGTCCGGCGCCGTCCTGCGGCACAGCCGCACCGAGGACGTCTTCGGCCTCCTCACCGGCGCGTTCATCGCCTCGCTCGGTCTGAGCCTCCTGCAGGCCGTCGACGCCGTCACGGGCGGCACCGCCGGCCTCGCCCTCCTGCTCAGCTACGCGACACCGGTCCCGTTCGGGATCCTCTTCTTCGCCGTCAACCTGCCGTTCTTCCTCCTCGCCGTGCGCGCCAAGGGCTGGGCGTTCACGCTCCGCAGCGCCGCCGCGGTGGCGCTCGCGGCCGCGCTGGCCTCGCTGCACCCGTTCGGCCGGCTCGCGGACGGCGCGGGGCTCGCGCTGGACCCCGTCTACGCGATCGTCACCGGCAACCTGCTGGCCGGCGTCGGGCTGCTCATCCTGTTCCGGCACCGCGCCAGCCTCGGCGGGTTCAACATCCTGGCCCTCACGCTCCAGGAGCGGCTCGGGTGGAGCGCGGGACTCGTGCAGATGGGGCTCGACGTCGCCGTCGTCCTCCTCGCCCTCACGGTGGTCGCACCGGTGACGGTGCTGCTGTCGGCGGCGGGCGCCGTCGTCCTCAGCCTGGTGCTCGTCCTCAACCACAAGCCGGGGCGGTACCTCGGCACCTAG
- a CDS encoding acetylxylan esterase, with protein MAHFDLPQDQLARYRPELDVPDDLDDFWTRTLDEARSFDLDVSLVRVETGLTAVDVYDVTFSGFGGHRIKAWFVRPAGDAVVPAVVEYLGYGGGRGLPHERLAWAAAGYGHLVMDTRGQGSGWGTGGSTPDPAPAGQGVGGFMTRGIEDPHEHYYRRLYTDGVRAVDAVRAIPGVDPARVAVTGVSQGGAVTLAVAGLADGLVAAMPDVPFMCHLPRAVVLTDSYPYREVADYLRTHRDAEARTMRTLSYVDAAILARTATAPGLFSAALMDLTCPPSTVFAAFHHYGHPAGSDIDVLRFNGHEGGEGLRWPRQRAFLAELLADPLR; from the coding sequence GTGGCCCACTTCGACCTCCCGCAGGACCAGCTCGCCCGCTACCGACCGGAGCTCGACGTCCCCGACGACCTCGACGACTTCTGGACGCGCACGCTGGACGAGGCGCGGTCCTTCGACCTCGACGTCTCGCTCGTGCGGGTGGAGACGGGCCTGACCGCGGTGGACGTCTACGACGTCACCTTCTCGGGCTTCGGCGGCCACCGGATCAAGGCGTGGTTCGTGCGACCCGCCGGTGACGCCGTCGTCCCGGCCGTGGTGGAGTACCTCGGCTACGGCGGCGGTCGCGGCCTCCCGCACGAGCGCCTGGCGTGGGCGGCGGCCGGGTACGGGCACCTCGTGATGGACACGCGCGGGCAGGGCTCCGGGTGGGGGACGGGCGGGTCGACGCCGGACCCGGCGCCCGCGGGGCAGGGAGTCGGCGGGTTCATGACCCGCGGGATCGAGGATCCGCACGAGCACTACTACCGGCGCCTGTACACCGACGGGGTGCGGGCGGTCGACGCCGTGCGGGCGATCCCCGGCGTCGACCCGGCGCGCGTGGCGGTCACCGGGGTCTCCCAGGGCGGGGCGGTGACGCTGGCCGTCGCCGGGCTCGCGGACGGACTCGTGGCCGCGATGCCCGACGTGCCCTTCATGTGCCACCTGCCGCGCGCCGTCGTGCTCACCGACTCCTACCCCTACCGCGAGGTGGCCGACTACCTGCGCACGCACCGCGACGCCGAGGCGCGCACGATGCGCACGCTGTCCTACGTCGACGCCGCGATCCTCGCGCGGACCGCGACGGCGCCCGGGCTGTTCTCGGCCGCGCTGATGGACCTCACGTGCCCGCCGTCGACGGTGTTCGCGGCGTTCCACCACTACGGGCACCCGGCCGGCAGCGACATCGACGTGCTCCGCTTCAACGGGCACGAGGGCGGGGAGGGTCTGCGCTGGCCGCGGCAGCGGGCGTTCCTGGCCGAGCTGCTGGCCGACCCGCTGCGCTGA
- a CDS encoding FKBP-type peptidyl-prolyl cis-trans isomerase, with translation MSQLPSASGSFGDKPVLEFPDGGAPAELAVAVLEQGTGEEVQAGQSIDVNYYGQVWNGRMFDNSYDRGSSIQFPIGVGAVIAGWDDALVGKQIGSRVLVSIPPHLGYGERGMPAAGIGGTDTLVFVVDILGAR, from the coding sequence ATGTCGCAGCTCCCCTCCGCCTCCGGCTCGTTCGGCGACAAGCCGGTCCTCGAGTTCCCCGACGGCGGAGCCCCCGCCGAGCTCGCCGTCGCCGTCCTGGAGCAGGGCACGGGCGAGGAGGTCCAGGCCGGCCAGTCGATCGACGTGAACTACTACGGCCAGGTCTGGAACGGCCGGATGTTCGACAACTCCTACGACCGCGGGTCCTCCATCCAGTTCCCGATCGGCGTCGGAGCCGTCATCGCCGGGTGGGACGACGCGCTCGTGGGTAAGCAGATCGGCTCCCGCGTGCTCGTCTCGATCCCGCCGCACCTGGGCTACGGCGAGCGCGGCATGCCCGCCGCGGGTATCGGCGGCACGGACACGCTGGTGTTCGTCGTCGACATCCTCGGCGCGCGCTGA